A single Desulfovibrio gilichinskyi DNA region contains:
- a CDS encoding AEC family transporter, translated as MVTLVICALIPIFLMIIGGGFAYRREILPENSAAVLNGFVCYFTLPALIFGTLATTPVHEIAQLGFISAFTGSMVVSYLLMFIFSKYVFKSHYTESSMRALSGSFPNCAFLGLPVMLSLFGSGKDVLIATTLAILLPTVLIIIVVATFSLHRADKDKSVFAILCSIMISMLKTPLIASALVGIMFSVLQIQLPEFLSKSLHSFGMTSIPCALFAVGIVLCKQKIELKWVNILSVNFSKMVLQPVIAAILLLLFKVPENMFLMGVVLAGMPAAALTCVLAQEYNTLEMETSTFLLITTLIYLPCLLGTLAIANLFGITF; from the coding sequence ATGGTTACTTTGGTTATTTGCGCACTTATTCCGATCTTTTTAATGATAATCGGCGGCGGTTTTGCCTATAGACGCGAAATTTTGCCTGAAAACAGTGCTGCTGTATTAAATGGATTTGTTTGCTACTTCACACTTCCTGCACTTATTTTCGGAACTCTTGCCACAACACCGGTACACGAAATAGCTCAGCTAGGATTTATCTCAGCCTTTACCGGCTCAATGGTTGTGTCCTATCTGCTGATGTTTATATTTTCAAAGTATGTATTTAAATCTCATTACACAGAAAGTTCTATGCGCGCCCTGTCAGGAAGTTTCCCGAATTGTGCATTTCTAGGACTGCCTGTGATGCTTTCCTTGTTCGGTAGTGGTAAGGATGTGCTTATTGCCACTACTCTCGCTATTCTCTTGCCTACTGTACTAATTATTATTGTGGTAGCTACGTTTTCTTTGCATAGAGCAGATAAAGATAAATCTGTATTCGCAATACTATGTTCAATAATGATTTCGATGTTGAAAACTCCGCTGATTGCATCTGCATTAGTCGGCATTATGTTTTCTGTGCTGCAGATCCAGCTACCGGAATTTCTAAGTAAAAGTTTGCATAGTTTCGGAATGACTTCTATTCCGTGCGCACTTTTTGCAGTTGGAATTGTTCTTTGTAAGCAGAAAATTGAGCTTAAATGGGTAAATATATTATCGGTTAATTTTTCTAAAATGGTTTTACAGCCAGTCATAGCGGCAATTTTATTGCTGTTATTTAAGGTTCCTGAAAATATGTTTCTTATGGGAGTTGTGTTAGCAGGAATGCCCGCGGCTGCCTTAACCTGCGTATTGGCGCAGGAATATAATACACTCGAAATGGAAACTTCTACTTTTTTATTAATTACTACATTAATCTATCTGCCATGCTTACTTGGAACTCTGGCCATTGCTAATCTCTTCGGAATTACATTTTAA